The DNA region GCAGACTTTAACTTCAAGGCTTGAAGAAGGTCTGTTAGATCTTTACCAGTGTAACCTTTAGCTGTAAGTTGCTTTTTTGCATCAGCAACAACTCTGTCACTTAGCCCAGCAGCTTTTCCTCCGCCTACTTTTTCAAATCGGCTTGGTGATTCGGAACCTGCGTCGTAGCCTCCACCGCCGTAGCTTGCTGGTGTAGCTGTGTTTGCTGGTGTTTGAGCACTTGGCTCTGGCTTTAAAATTTTAATGCCGGCAAGTCTGAAATTGCCTAAGACATTGCGTACATCGTTTGTAAAACGTCCTGCGTTTTTGATGGTGTTTGCAATGGCGTTTTGGTTTACATCACCAATAAGTCCGCGCAAAAATGCACTTCCGTGAAAGCCTGCAGAATTTCCAAAATAACTTCGAGCACCACCCCAAAGGGTTTCGCCACCGCCCAAAGAAAATGCTCTGTCTTGCACATTTTCAAATCCAGCCGCATCGCGAGCTAAGTTTAAAAAGGCTTGATCAAACGATGGAGCTCCATATCCATACTGTTGTGATAAATAAGTCATTAGGCGAATATCCCTCCGTAAATGTTTTTCAACATTTTTTCTAACTCTGATCCGTCGCTCTCTTCACCGGGAAGCGCTGCATAGCGCTGGCTAAGTGCAACAAGACCTAAGTTGAGTTTTGTTTCTTCAGGTGATGCAATATTTGGAAGCGTTGGGCGTGGTCGCAAAACTAAACGCGAAAATTCTAGCCCCGCTTTATGACTATGCTCTTCCGCTTTTGAAGCAGGATTAAAGACAAGCAAAGATTCTTCTGCGGCTAATTCTGTAACGTGCTCTTCGCCACCTTGCGATGAAACTCCAGTGCCAAGGCTGCCAAGCGCACCACCACTTGCTTTGTGGGCATGTCCTGCTCTTCCACCCTTTGCTGAAGCTTGAGTTTCTTCTTTATCTTTATCACTTTTCTTTTCTGTTTTGGTTTCAGTTTGAGCTTTTGGAGCTTCGCGAGGAGCAAGCGTTGCTGCAAGTTGCCCCGCAGCTTTTGTTGCTGCAGCTTGTGCGCTTGCAGCTGGCGTTTTTGTAGCATCAGCGACTGGCTTTTGAAGCGGTGCTTCTTTCGTTGGTAATGCCGCAGCATTTGGTGCTGGAGCTTTCGGCCCCACAAAAGCAGAGGCAACAAGCGGTGCTTGTGCAGCCACGTTTGCTTGTGGCGTTTTAGTTGGTGCTGTTCTCGCGCTCGAAGCAAAGTTCTGAAATTCTTGAGCCGGATTTCGAGTGGCTGGCTCATAGCTTTGCTGCGGCGCTTTTGGTGTTGAAGCTAAAGCTTTACTTGAACTTGGTTTGGCTCCAATCGCTGGTTTTTTTAGACCCTCTTTTGTCGGCGCAGTTTTGTGATCACCCTCGCCTCTGATATTGCTTTTTGGACTGGCAGCTTGCTGCCCGGTTTGAGGAGAAGCCGGCTTGGCAGAACCCTGTAACAGCGCTTTCAAACCTTTAAGCGTCTGATCTTTAGAAGCCTGATCCGCTGTTTTTTTATCTGCCTCATTTTTAGCGTGCAGCCTTGAAGCAGCACCTACATTTGGAGGAGTAATGTTCTTATCTATCGCCATGTCTTTTCCTTATATAAGCAGACCTGGAGCATAGGCTCCCAGCAGTGCTTACCCTCTAGAGTGCAATGCAAATGCCAAGACCGCTAGTGGCGAGCACTTCATATCTATTTGATATTGTTATGTATTTTTTAGTGATTTTAAAGAGAGGTGGGCAAAAAATACTCCGAGCAACACCCTTCTGGGGTCTAAAAACCTCAGAGAAACAGATCCGGTTGTGATGAAGGAAACGGGAGAGGCGAGGTAATATTCTCCCCTCTTAGATTAAGAGGGGCTGGGGGAGTTATGTTTTTTAGAGTGCAAAAACAATAACCCCACCTAACCTCCCCTTAATCTAAGGGGAGGGAAGAAAAGCATTAAAACGACATGCTTTTTCGGATGCGCAGCTTCGCCCCACCCTGAAGTGGATCGTGCGCTTCAATACGTTTGCACAATTCGCGATGCTCTTTGCAGCCAATCACGTTCAAGTCTTGTGGACGTTGTTTCACATAATGTTTTTTCAGCATCGCAATGCGCTCTTGCTTTTGCTTTACTTCAGCAGCAGGAATTTCGCCCGCAGCAAGGGCTGCATCAAGGCGTTTCAAGCAAGCTTTTTGTACTGTAATATCGCCGCGAAGCAAGGCAATGTCACAACCAGCATACAACGCCCGCACGGCAACATCGGGAACTTCACCCACACTTTGCAACGCCTTCATGCCTAAATCATCACTGACCACAAGGCCACCAAACTGAAATTCTTCGCGCAAGATTTTGGTGAGCACTTTTCTGCTGCACGTCATCATATGGTCTCTATCTAAAAGGGGAACCTTCAAGTGACCTGTCATTATCGACGGCAAACCCGCTGCAATAGCTTGTTTGAAGGGAATGAATTCACACACCTCAAAACGTTTTTTGGTATGAGAAAGCGTTGGCAAACTTAAGTGGCTGTCTTCGTTGCTATCGCCATGGCCGGGAAAGTGTTTTCCACATGACATTACGCCAGCGGCTTCTAAACCTTCGATGAACTTCACGCCAAGCTCAGCAACGCGATCTTGGTTTTCGCTAAAAGCTCTTTCGCCAATGATGGGATTAAACACGTTGGTACTCACATCCAAAACAGGCGCAAAGTTGTAGTTAATGCCACAGGCCGCAAGCTCTTCTCCCATAGCCTTTGCCGCCTGAAACACAATATCGTCACCTTCGGCCGAAGCAGCTTTGGCCAAAACAGAAAATGCTGGAAAATGTGTAAAGGGTTTTGAGGTCCGCACTACTTTTCCGCCTTCGTGATCGATGGCAATAAACAGCTTTCCATCAGCTGCAGCTTGGAGCTCTTCCGTTAAGCTTTTCACTTGTTTTGGAGAACTGATGTTTTCGGAAAAAAGTACCACCCCGGCCAAGTGCTGCTGGCGGAGAAGGTCTAAAAAATCGGCCTCTGGGCGTTTTCCCTTGAAACCAAACATGAAAAAATTTCCAGCTTTTTGCATTTTTTGCTCCTCATCAGTAATAGCGGCCGCAATCTGCCCCAGCAGGAAGAAGACGTCAAGACTTGGACCACAGATTTACCAGAAAGTGCCAGGCACTTTCTGGTAACTATTTTGTGTCGGGGACAAAACGGTCTCTTAGGCCATCGCCCAAAAAGTTGAAGGCCAGCACCACCAGCATGATGCAAAGGCCTGGGAAAAACGAAAGATGCGGAGCTATTAGCAAATACTGCGTGCCTTGGTCTAGCAGCGCGCCCCAACTTGGAGTGCCCGCGGGAACACCAAGGCCCAAAAAAGAAAGCGAAGACTCAATCATAATCACGCCGGCCATTCCAAAGCTGGCGTTAATTACAAGTGGGCCCAGCATGTTGGGCAAGAGGTCTTTGAAGGCGATGCGAGATTTGCTGGCACCAAGTGCGATGCTGGATTGCACATAAGCTTGCTCGCGCAAAGAGAGTGCCTGCCCGCGGATGAGCCTGGCGTAACTCACCCAGCCTTTCAGCGAAAGAATGAAGATCACATTTGAAATGGACGGCCGCAAAAAAGCAGCCACTGCAATGGCAAACAAAAAACTGGGAAACGCAAGAAAAACATCGGTGAGAAAGAGAATGGCATTATCAATTGGGCCACGGCAGAGCGCGCCGCACAAACCCAAAAGAGATCCAAGCACGAATGAAACAAGTGTCACCACCAACGCAATACCAAGTGAAACTCTGGCGCCATATAAAACCAACGTAAAAATATCTCGGCCCTCAAAATCACATCCAAACCAATGCGTAGTATTTGGGGAAAGAAAGGAATCGGAAAGATTGTAGTAATGAAGATCGAACGGAGAAAGCAAAGGAGCAAAAACAGCAAACACTGATAAAACAAGGATCAGCACAAGACCGAG from Deltaproteobacteria bacterium CG11_big_fil_rev_8_21_14_0_20_42_23 includes:
- a CDS encoding beta-N-acetylhexosaminidase, giving the protein MQKAGNFFMFGFKGKRPEADFLDLLRQQHLAGVVLFSENISSPKQVKSLTEELQAAADGKLFIAIDHEGGKVVRTSKPFTHFPAFSVLAKAASAEGDDIVFQAAKAMGEELAACGINYNFAPVLDVSTNVFNPIIGERAFSENQDRVAELGVKFIEGLEAAGVMSCGKHFPGHGDSNEDSHLSLPTLSHTKKRFEVCEFIPFKQAIAAGLPSIMTGHLKVPLLDRDHMMTCSRKVLTKILREEFQFGGLVVSDDLGMKALQSVGEVPDVAVRALYAGCDIALLRGDITVQKACLKRLDAALAAGEIPAAEVKQKQERIAMLKKHYVKQRPQDLNVIGCKEHRELCKRIEAHDPLQGGAKLRIRKSMSF
- a CDS encoding peptide ABC transporter permease, which translates into the protein MKKTEYKAFYLYLGLVLILVLSVFAVFAPLLSPFDLHYYNLSDSFLSPNTTHWFGCDFEGRDIFTLVLYGARVSLGIALVVTLVSFVLGSLLGLCGALCRGPIDNAILFLTDVFLAFPSFLFAIAVAAFLRPSISNVIFILSLKGWVSYARLIRGQALSLREQAYVQSSIALGASKSRIAFKDLLPNMLGPLVINASFGMAGVIMIESSLSFLGLGVPAGTPSWGALLDQGTQYLLIAPHLSFFPGLCIMLVVLAFNFLGDGLRDRFVPDTK